The Streptomyces sp. cg36 genomic interval CGAGGTGCCGCAGCGACCGGTAGTTCTCGACGGCGAGTGTGGTGATCATGCCTTCGAGCGTAGGGAAGGGGTCTGACAATCACCTCCCGCCGCCCGCTCCCGGCCCTCGCTCGACGCCTCCCCCCGCCCCTTTCCGGCGCCCTCCCCGGCCGTCCGCCGCGGCGGATCGTTGCGGGGGCCGTCGGCGGTGGACCGTAAGGTGGGCGGAATGGGCATCAGCCAGGTCCTGGGGACCCACTCCACCGCCGACGCAGCCACCTCACCGAGAAAGGGGAGGTGGCTGCGGCCCGAGTGGCGCGTGCCCGCGGTCCTGACGCTGGCCTCCGTGCCGCTGTACGTGCTGTGGGCGAAGTACCTCGGCACCGGCGGCGGCGACCTGTCGGCCCAGCTGGCCTGGGCGGGCTTCGCGACCCGGCACCCGGACTCGGCGTACAACCTGTCCTGGTACGGCGGCGCCCACACCGCCAACTACAGCCTGATCACACCCTGGCTGATGGCTACTTTCGGGGTGCGGGCGGTGTCGGTGGCTGCGGGGGTGTCGGCCACGTGGCTGATGGCGCTGCTGTTCGTACGCGCGGAGGGCGCGTGGGCCGGGCGGGGCCGGGCCGACGGGCCCTGGCGCGGGGTGTGGCCCGCGCTGCTGGGGGCGGCGGCGCTGTGGTGCAACGTGGTGTCGGGGCGGACGACGTTCGCGGTGGGGGTCGCCTTCGCCGTGGCGGCCTGTCTGCTGGTGCAGGGGTTGCGCGGGGGGCGACGGAGCGAGAGCAGTGCTCTCGGCGGCGGGCGGCGGGGCGGCGGCGAGAGCGGTGCTCTCAACAATGAGCAGCAATACGGCGAGAGCGGTGCTCTCGATGGTGTGCAGCGGCACGGCGAGAGCAGTGCTCTCGGTGACGGGCGGCGGCGTGAGGGGCTTCTCCGGTTTGCGGGAGCCTTCCGTTCGGTCCTGGCCCCGGCCGCGCCCGTGACCTCGGCACCGCTCCCCCAGCCCGCTCTCGGTTCGGTGCGGCGCTCGCGTACGAGACTGGCGCTCGCGGTTGTGAGCAGTGCTCTCGCCACGATGGCCAGTCCCGTCGCCGGGCTCTTCCTGCTCGTCGTCGGCGCGGCCTACGTACTCGACCGGCAGTGGGCCAAGGCCGCCGTCCTGAGCGTGCCGCCCTGTCTGGTCGTCGGCGCCACCACCCTCCTCTTCCCCTTCGAGGGCGAGCAGCCGATGCCCCTGCACAAGCTGCTGATGCCGCTCGCCGTCTGCGCCGTACTGCTCCTCGCCGCCCCCGCCGCCCGGGGCTGGCGGCTGGTGCGCGCGGGGACGGCCGTGTACGCGCTGGGGGTCGTCCTCACGTACTTCATCGCCTCGCCCATCGGTTCCAACGTGGAGCGGCTGGTCGGGCTCGTCGGGCCCGCGGTGCTGCTCGCCGCCGTCCTCACGCCCGGGCTCGACCGGACGCGGCGGGTCGTGCTGGCCGTGACCATGCTGGTCTCCGTCAACTGGCTGCGGGACAAGACGATGGACGACACCGACGTCGCCACCGTCGTGCCCGCGTGGGCGGCGCAGACGGACGGCGTCGTCACCGAACTGCGCCGGCTCGGCGCCGACCGCACGCGCGTCGAGATCGTCCCCGCGCGCAACCACCGCGAGGCCGCGGTGCTCGCCGGGGCCGTCAACAACGCGCGCGGCTGGAACCGGCAGCTGGACGTGGAGCGCGGGCGGCTCTTCTACGACGGGGGGTTCTCGGCGGAGCGGTACCGCGCGTGGCTCGACCGGTGGGCCGTCGGGCTCGTCGCCGTCCACGACGGTCCCCCCGACGGGCCCGCCGAGGCCGAGGCGGCGCTCGTGCGCGGGGGTACGCCGTGGCTGGAGCGGGTGTGGGGGGACGCGCACTGGACCGTGTACCGGGTGCGGGACGCCGTGCCGCTGGTGTCCTCGCCGGGTACGGCGGTACGGGGGGACGACGCGGAGCTGGTCGTACGGATGGAGCGGGCCGGGTCCGCGACCGTGCGGGTGGCGTATTCGCCGTGGTTGCGGGTGGACGGGGGGGCGTGCGTGGCCCCCGACGGGGAGTTCACCCGGCTCACCGTGCCTCGGGCCGGGGTGTACCGGCTGGACTCCCCGTACCGCTGGCCCTGGAACCGGGACGCCGGGTGCGGGGCCCGTCCGGGGGTGGGGGGCTCTGGGGGGTGAGCCCTCTCCGCTCGGCTGTGTGGCCCGTCCCGGGGAGGGCGGGGGCCCTCCGCGGTGCCCCCTCTCCGCTCGGCTGCGGGGCCCCGTCCGGGGAGCGAGGTCTGTGGGAGTGACCACCCTTCGCTCGGCTGCGGGCCGTAGTTGGCTGGTCGCGCGGTTCCCCGCGCCCCTGGGTGGTGCAGTCGCCTGCGGGCCGGTGGGGGCTTGTCGCGCAGTTCCCCGCGCCCCTGCTTCGGCCCCGTCGGCTCCGAAGCCCAGGGCCGTTCGGGGCTGAGCCCCTCCTCGCTCGGCTGCGGGCCGTGCTTGGCCGGTCGCGCGGTTCCCCGCGCCCCTGGGTGGTGCAGTCGCCTGCGGGCCGGTGGGGGCTTGTCGCGCAGTTCCCCGCGCCCCTTCTTCGGCCCCGTCGGCTCCGAAGCCCAGGGCCGTTCGGGGCTGAGCCCCTCCTCGCTCGGCTGCGGGCCGTAGTTGGCCGGTCGCGCAGTTCCCCGCGCCCCTAGAGGTGGCCCCCTCTCCATTCGACCGCCCGCCGCCCGTGGCCGGTCGCGCGGTTCCCCGCGCCCCTTGGGGTGGGCCCCTCCGCGTCCGCCCGCTCGCCGTGCCTGGCCGGTCGCGCCTCCTCCGTACCCCCTAACGCGGCGCCCCCTCCCTCAGCCTCCTCGCCGTCTCCGCCGCCTCGTACCCGGGCGGGACTCCGTCGATCAGGATCAGGTCGCCGGGGATGTGGGTCGCGCGGAGGGGGAGCAGGGACTGGTAGGCCGGGGAGTCGTACCAGGCCCGGGCCTTCGGCAGTGTCGGGAAGGCGAGCATGACGAGGGCGCCGGGCCACTCCCCCTCGCGCACCTCGGCCGTCGCGCCGTGGACCAGGAACGATCCGCCGAAGGGGTCCAGGGTGGCCTGGATGCGCTCCATGTAGACGAGGACGTCCTCGACCGGCGGGGCGGTCGGGCGCAGGTGGGCTATGGCGTACGCGGTCATCCCGGCCTCCTGGCGGAATCGGCTCTCCGGTACCGGGAAGGGCCTCCCGGCCGGTGGTCCCGATCCTGCCGCCGCCGGGCCGGGCGGTCGATTACGCGCGGGGTAATGCCCCGCCGCACGTACGACCGCCCGGCCCGGCGGTCCGGCCGGACCACCAAGACCCCCGCCGCCCCCGCGGGCCCCGCGGGCCCCCCTCAGATCGTCCCCGCGTCGATCACGAACCGGTACCGCACATCGCTGGCCAGCACCCGCTCGTACGCCTCGTTGACCTCCTCCGCGCGGATCAGTTCGATCTCCGCGCCCAGGCCGTGCTCGGCGCAGAAGTCCAGCATTTCCTGGGTCTCGGCGATGCCGCCGATCATCGAACCGGCCAGGACCTTGTTGCCGCCGATGAGGCCGAACATGTTGAGGGAGTTCGGCTCCTCGGGGGCGCCGACGTTCACCAGTGCGCCGCCCGGCTTCAGCAGCGAGAGGTAGGCGCCGAGGTCCAGCGGGGCGGAGACGGTGGAGACGATCAGGTCGAGGGTGCCGGCGAGGCGCTCGAAGGTCTCCGGGTCGCTGGTGGCGTAGTAGTGGTCGGCGCCCAGCTTCAGGCCGTCGTCCTTCTTGCGCAGCGACTGGCTGAGCACGGTCACCTCGGCGCCGAGCGCGTGGGCGATCTTCACGCCCATGTGGCCGAGGCCGCCCAGGCCCAGGATCGCGACCTTCTTGCCGGGCCCGGCCTGCCACCGCCTGAGCGGCGAGTACAGGGTGATCCCGGCGCACAGCAGCGGC includes:
- a CDS encoding DUF1330 domain-containing protein; amino-acid sequence: MTAYAIAHLRPTAPPVEDVLVYMERIQATLDPFGGSFLVHGATAEVREGEWPGALVMLAFPTLPKARAWYDSPAYQSLLPLRATHIPGDLILIDGVPPGYEAAETARRLREGAPR
- a CDS encoding NAD(P)-dependent alcohol dehydrogenase; its protein translation is MTTVAAYAAPAAKAPLERTTIERRPVGAHDVLIEIKYAGICHSDIHQAREGWGEAIFPMVPGHEIAGVVTETGSAVTRHAVGDRVGVGCLVDSCGDCAQCRAGQEQFCARSVGTYNAVGHDGEPTYGGYSTHVVVDERFAVRIPDGLSLDVAAPLLCAGITLYSPLRRWQAGPGKKVAILGLGGLGHMGVKIAHALGAEVTVLSQSLRKKDDGLKLGADHYYATSDPETFERLAGTLDLIVSTVSAPLDLGAYLSLLKPGGALVNVGAPEEPNSLNMFGLIGGNKVLAGSMIGGIAETQEMLDFCAEHGLGAEIELIRAEEVNEAYERVLASDVRYRFVIDAGTI